The nucleotide window GTTATCTGTCACCGGCTGATTCGGCGAAATGGTAACGTTCGAGATATTTGGGGTACCGCAGGTTGGAGACGCCCCCACCAATACATCGGTCACCAGTTGTGCAGGAGTAAAGTTCGACTCCGGATATGGGGCCACGTTCACATCAATGTAATCCCCTGCTTTGGCTAAGGTATTTATTTCTTTCATGGCCGGCGGCCGGGTTTTCTGACCAAACACTGAGGTTGTGGACAGGAGGCTTAGCGCAATGAAGGAAATACTAAAGTAGTTTTTTAATCGATAATTTAGCATTTTGACAAGTTTTAAACAAATATAACATATATTTTGATTTTCACCTGCCCTAAGTTATAAATTTTCCCAAATAAACATGTATTTAATCCTTATTATAGGAAACACAAATATATTATGCACCAAATAAGGCTCTATGGCTCGTTCTTTAAGCTTTCAATCTGCTCTTCCAACTCCCTGATCTTATCGCGCAGCGTTTTTATAGCCGTCTTGTTGGTGGTAACATGGCTTTTCAGCATTACATTTTTTGCACGTTCCAGTGGGTCCTCCTCATCTTCATCCTCGGCTATATCTTCAATGTCCTCCTGAATGTCCTCAATATCGTCGCTTATCTCCTCGATATCTTCCGAAATTTCTTCAATATCTTCCTGGATATCCTCAATATCCTCCTGGATTTCCATTACGTCGTCACGGAGCACCTCAATATGTTCTGAACTCTTATTTACAGACATCTGGATAAAGATAGCCAGATAGATGGCCTCCAGTGAAAGTACAGTGGTGAGAACAAGCAGCATTTTGTCAAACTCCACCACTCCAAAGATTGGCAAAAGGAAGGCCGTGATGAAAAGTAAAGTATGAACAATGAGCGAGGGTATGGACCCGATCCACCACATCACTCCGTTTGCAATACCTTCCAATACCGTGATTTTCTCAGCAGCTCTTTCCTTAACTTTCATTTGTAATTCCTTTAATTAAAATTCACCGTTTACGCCCATGCCGAAGAGGGCGAAATCATAACGCGCCGGATCTTCACTGTCCAGCTTTCGCAGCGTAATATCCATTTCTGCCACCGCTTTCCAGTCATTCTGCTTCCGCGAAATCAGCTGAAGCTGCCTGCCTGTATTCCCGGTATGCACATCCAGCGGAACTGACAGATGCGCGGGATTAAGGCGCGTCCACAGACCAAAATCCACCTTCCGGTTATCCTGCCTTACCATCCAGCGAAGGTACATCATAAGGCGCTTTGCTGACGAATTTTTATAGGTGGAACTTACATGCTTGGAAGCACGGTGCACCCCGTTTCCCAGGAATTCATTACGAAAGCGTTCCAGACTGTGATAAAAGTCGGATTCGCCGGTGTGCAGCAGAAAATGATTTTCCAGAGTGTCCGATTTGCGGTAAAGCCGCGCAAGGTTGCGGATAAACTGCGCAAGATCATCGCCGTTGAACGTACGGTGAACACTTTTTGACATAAAATGCCGAAGGTCTTCCTCGGTATGATTGATCACAAAATCATAGGGAGAACCATCCATATAGGATAAGATCTTATCGGCGGAATTCAGTATGGATTTGCGGTTGCCCCATGAAATTGTGGCCGTCAGAAATCCCGCAATTTCAACATCCTGTTTCAGCGAAAACCGGTGCGGAATCTGTATGGGATCATTCTCTATAAAGTCCGGATGGTTATACCGGTCGGCTTTCCGGTCCAGGAAATCCTTTAGTTCACTTAATTTCATACTGAGTCTGTAAAAGGCAGTTGGGTACTGCCCTTTCGCCTGCACATTTTCGCAGCAGCTGCTTATTAATTTACTGTTTTTATTTCGTAAGCACTTTCATTACCCAGGCGGTCTACAGCCCGGACAGTGACCGCCTGCAGCTTCTTTCCGGACTTGCTTACTGCCAACGTTTTTGAACGGTCTGCGACATCCAGGATCTCTGTCTCCCACTGATCACCGTACCGTGCATACAGTACCCAACGTTTAACTTTTTGCAGGTCACTGGCAGACCACTCCACCCTGGCGGTATTACCTCCGTTTGAGTAGGTAAGCCTGGGCTTCTCCAGGAGGTTTGTTTTTAGCCAGGGCGTGCGCGGAACCAGCGCTTTGTCACGGTAAGGCCCGTTTTTCAGCGCACTGACCATCTGCGGATTCTGCAGCAAACCGGCTACACTGTAATGTATCTCTCCGTCGCTTTCCTTCAGGATGGTCCGCGAGGTTTTTATCTGGCTCACAATTTCAGCCGACTTATCGGTTACACCCTTAATACCGACCGTATTAAGGCCCGGCCAAAGATGGCGCTTCCGTAAGTTTTCGGAATCCCACCATTTCAACAGTGAACTGAAACGCTGCGGCCCCTCCTCTTTCCAGTACAGCTGCGGCGAAAAATAGTCTATCCAACCCTCGTTAAGCCACAGTTTGGCATCAGCATAAAGCTCATCATACTGTGAGGATCCTGTGATACCTGCCGGGTAACCAGGTTTCCAGATGCCGAAGGGTGAAATCCCGAATTTCACATGGTTTTTTTCGGCCTTAATCTCATCATAGATCCGCTTGATAAACTTATTTACATTTCCGCGCCGCCAGTCGGCACGTGACAGTGTACCGCCTGAAGCAAGATAAACATTCCAGGACTTGTCATCAGGAAAATCCTTGCCACCGTTATACTCGCGGTAAGGATAAAAATAATCGTCGAAATGCAGTCCGTCTATATCGTATCTCCTTACAATGTCTTTTACCACATTGGAAACATGGTCCTGCGTTTTCGGGTTGGAAGGATCGAACCAGTAGGTTCCGTTTCTGAGTTTTACAATCTCGGACGGCATTTTCTTCACCATCGACTCGGAGGTCACAGCACCGCCCGTAGTGTGGAAGGCCCGGTAGGGATTCAGCCAGACATGCAGCTCCATACCTCTTTTATGCGATTCGGAGATCCAGAATTCCAGGGGATCATAGCCGGGAGCTTTTCCGGTTTGCCCGGTAAGGAAGTAGGACCACGGTTCATAGGAACTTTTGTACAGTGCATCTGCTGAAGGCCTCGCCTGAAAGATAACGGCGTTGAAGTTCAGGTTGTGCAGCAAATCAAGCAGGCGGATGGCTTCCGCTTTCTGCTGTTCGTCACTCAGGTTATTACGTGTAGGCCAGTTGATATTGGCCACCGTGGCAATCCAGGCACCGCGGAACTCGCGTTTAACTTCCGGCAGAACCACGGCCGCCGGAGCTGCCTGAGGTACCGTCCTCACCGGAATATTCCTCACAGTTCCGGTTGTGGTGGCGGCAGGTGAATGTGCACTTATTTCAGTTTGCTGCGTTGCACACGAAGATACCGCGGCGAAAGCGCAGAAAAGAGAAAGTTTAATATGTCGGATATTCATCTTACAAAAGCAATAGTATTAAAAGAAAAGATTCCCGCGCTAAAACCCGCGCGTAATCTGATTTACAGCGTATTAATCGCTTTTCCCCCTGTTTAGCTCCAACAGTCATCTTCTTTTAAGATACGAATACAGGCGCAACGCAAATTTGCCAATAAAGTAAAGCAAAAAGAGTCCGATGATGATTGTGAAGGACTGAATGAGGAATAAATCCCAGCTGAAATCATTAACCATACTCAAATGTTTTATGCTAAAGTAATAAAATTATTAAACAGGATGCCTGTAATCCCTTCCTGTGCATCAAAAACCGTTCTATCCTGCAAATATTCAGCGGAATCATCTGAAT belongs to Chryseobacterium sp. and includes:
- a CDS encoding DUF1003 domain-containing protein, giving the protein MKVKERAAEKITVLEGIANGVMWWIGSIPSLIVHTLLFITAFLLPIFGVVEFDKMLLVLTTVLSLEAIYLAIFIQMSVNKSSEHIEVLRDDVMEIQEDIEDIQEDIEEISEDIEEISDDIEDIQEDIEDIAEDEDEEDPLERAKNVMLKSHVTTNKTAIKTLRDKIRELEEQIESLKNEP
- a CDS encoding TIGR02757 family protein, which translates into the protein MKLSELKDFLDRKADRYNHPDFIENDPIQIPHRFSLKQDVEIAGFLTATISWGNRKSILNSADKILSYMDGSPYDFVINHTEEDLRHFMSKSVHRTFNGDDLAQFIRNLARLYRKSDTLENHFLLHTGESDFYHSLERFRNEFLGNGVHRASKHVSSTYKNSSAKRLMMYLRWMVRQDNRKVDFGLWTRLNPAHLSVPLDVHTGNTGRQLQLISRKQNDWKAVAEMDITLRKLDSEDPARYDFALFGMGVNGEF
- a CDS encoding glycoside hydrolase family 10 protein, with the translated sequence MNIRHIKLSLFCAFAAVSSCATQQTEISAHSPAATTTGTVRNIPVRTVPQAAPAAVVLPEVKREFRGAWIATVANINWPTRNNLSDEQQKAEAIRLLDLLHNLNFNAVIFQARPSADALYKSSYEPWSYFLTGQTGKAPGYDPLEFWISESHKRGMELHVWLNPYRAFHTTGGAVTSESMVKKMPSEIVKLRNGTYWFDPSNPKTQDHVSNVVKDIVRRYDIDGLHFDDYFYPYREYNGGKDFPDDKSWNVYLASGGTLSRADWRRGNVNKFIKRIYDEIKAEKNHVKFGISPFGIWKPGYPAGITGSSQYDELYADAKLWLNEGWIDYFSPQLYWKEEGPQRFSSLLKWWDSENLRKRHLWPGLNTVGIKGVTDKSAEIVSQIKTSRTILKESDGEIHYSVAGLLQNPQMVSALKNGPYRDKALVPRTPWLKTNLLEKPRLTYSNGGNTARVEWSASDLQKVKRWVLYARYGDQWETEILDVADRSKTLAVSKSGKKLQAVTVRAVDRLGNESAYEIKTVN